The following DNA comes from Alosa alosa isolate M-15738 ecotype Scorff River chromosome 13, AALO_Geno_1.1, whole genome shotgun sequence.
tacaatgtcaatgtcaaaacatcatgttaaatagagataacatcgtgttaaactaagttaactcttagttatctcctttgcagcagatctaacgtgaacattatgcaatccatttaattgggaagcgtctgcactcacgaggaggagagagagccacAGGTTCCAActggcttgtgattgttgataattgatatctccttcttataagaaagttttaaaaggaaatcatgaaggcaacagtagttcccactactgaccatttaaaaactgtgagagggcccagccgtaggtacagcactagccacagcggagcaggcagaagatcattgagaaataaatgtgaattaaagcgactgtcttaaagcgacagtgcacaatttatatgtttgttaaacagcataaaattagcagcatttttaagcaattaatattttaaaacaaatacttttcatagtaaattataggctataaatgtatttaaaaaatgtatttttttatgcgTGTGGCgtgggggggttgttgtgcggcccgccggccaattttcgaaacccaatgtggcccttgagccaaaaagtttgcccacccctgtgtTAGACCATACACTTCCATGCTCACTTCAAATCCACAGGGGGCTGTTCCTGTTCCAGCTGGCATCCTATTTTCTGTGTTAGGCAGGCAACCCACAACCAGTAAGACGATTAAAGACCTGTGAAAGTGAGACTGATGATGCACAGAGGTGTGAATCAAACCAACCTTACAGTTATTTATAGCCAACACTGTATCTTTGAGAGGGCAGATGTTGATATTTGGGAACAAGGAGAAGAAAACATTACATGACTGATACCCTAGATCTCTGATAATTAATGAAGTGTTCACATACAAGCATATTTGTGTATaaaatcattatcatcatcaccatcaccgtCGTCAtcttatcatcatcatcatcaccatcaccgtCGTCAtcttatcatcatcatcatcaccagcagttttttttacaattccTTTTGCCATAAACTCAGTAGCATTCTCACTTCCTTTTTCAGAAGTGACTTGCTGCATCTTTAAGGTGCTTCTCCGTCCTGGCATGTTAGAACGCTGCTGGAGGTTGAGACCTCCTGTTCTTTGGCCtgcttcttccttctctccctggatctctctccctccaggtTCATCTGAGTGTCCAAGGGAGAGAGGTCTGGCAAGAGCCTCTTCACCTTCCTGTTCCCACGCTTGTTTCCAGGCCACAAGACCCTGCGtcctctcccttctttctcCTCTGTAAGGTCATCCCTTTCTTTCTTGACATGTCCCTTCTCTGAAGCCATTCTGAACGTGCTTCTGACTCTCCAGCTGAGCTGATGTGAGAGGCTGACGGAattgtgttttcctgttaagaataaagagactcagagagagacagagaggggagagaggacgaAATGCCATGGAGACGGAGagtgcaaaagagagagaaagagacagatatgCAGCAATTCTCATTTGCATTAAATGTCAATGCTCAATTCACATTAACAGCAAGGGGCTGAGATTGTGATGGATTGAAGGGCAGAaggtcatcatcatcacatgtgtgtgtgtgtgtgtgtgtgtgtgtgtgttaccctcagATATGCTGGGGATTCTCACTGGCCTCCTCAGTCCCAGCATGTGGTAGACGTCTGCCCGGAACTCGCGGTTCATAATTTGGTAGATGAAGGGGTTCATCATGCAGTGGGCTTTGGCAAACATGGTGGGGATGAGCGTCAGCACCGGTGGCAGGCTGGACACCACCCGGGTCCCCTGCCTCCCCTGGGTGAGATTGGCGCCAGAACTGGGTCCCAACGCAGAGCCGAGGCCCGAGCGGGAGATGGGGTCCCCCACGGTAGTACCCTGAAGATCTGGGGTGCTGGTACCAGAGACTGGACCTCCTGTGCTGGTCCAGTTGAGAAGGGAAGAAAGGGTGGCCAGGCTGGTGGAGAGTCTAGTCTCGTTGCTCCCTCCACCCATCCCGGGCACCGTCATGCCCACGGGCACTGCCCACATCTCCTGCTCTTCCTTGGCGGTCAGGGCGGAGTAGAGCGACACCACGGCATAGGGAGTCCAGGCTATCAGGAAGCTGGAGCAGACTACAGCAGCGATCTGCGAATAATAGGGCAATGGAAAAAACATCAatcaaaaatctaacaggaagttaTTCTATACAGTTCATAGGAGTGACAAAAGAAAAAAGGTaggaagaaagaatgaaagcaaGTAGACGTCACTTTTGTAAGTTTCAGGTCTTTACTGCTGTGGGTCTTGTTTGTTGATGAAATGGATGCCAGAGCATGTCTTGAACGATAAACCTGCATGGGAAAAAtcaaacaaattgatagcacCATTAACGCTCAAATGTTGACCATGAGTATGCCTGTTACATATAGAATATGTTAGTTAGACTCAATCACTAATCAAACGGGCACTAATGCCCACCACAACTATTGGCATCTCACCGTGTAAAAGATGGCCGAGTAGGAAGTGACGATGATTAAAGTGGGCACACAGAAACAGAGggtgaggatgaggaagatgtAGGCTCTGTCGTTAAGAGACAGCTTCATTCTCCACCTGCAACCAAACAGAGACAAGAGTCTAAGTCTAAGAAAGACCAAACCTGTGGCACCGATGGGGCTACAGCTACCGTGACAAGTGAATATGAAGAACAACAGGCATGAGAGGAAGAACAATCGCACTTAAGTTTTCCTGAAATTATTTCAATGAATTGAATCAAAACAAAAGTTTAGCAGCTGGCCCTCTACCAGTTAATGGTGCAGCTGGTGCCGAAGGGTTCGGGGCCGTAGCTGCCAAAGCCAACAGCAGGGAGAGACGCCCAGAATAGTGTGTAGAACCACACCATCAGCACCGCCACAGACGCGTGCCTCCGCTCAATCCACTGGCCTGAGAGGAAAACACACGTTACACAAGCAAGAAAGACACGACTGAAAACACACGTTACACAAGCAAGACACGACTGAAAACACACGTTACACAAGCAAGGAAGACAAGACTGAAAACACACGTTACACAAGCAAGAAAGACACGACTGAAAACACATGTTACACAAGCAAGAAAGACACGACTGAAAACACACGTTACACAAGCAAGACACGACTGAAAACACACGTTACACAAGCAAGAAAGACACGACTGAAAACACACGTTACACAAGCAAGAAAGACACGACTGAAAACACACGTTACACAAGCAAGAAAGACACGACTGAAAACACACGTTACACAAGCAAGCAAGACACGACTGAAAACACACGTTACACAAGCAAGGAAGACAAGACTGAAAACACACGTTACACAAGCAAGGAAGACAAGACTGAAAACACGTTACACAAGCAAGGAAGACACGACTGAAAACACACGACTGAAAACACACGTTACACAAGCAAGGAAGACACGACTGAAAGTAAGAAGggcagaaagaaaggaagagaaaggaagacagTAAAATATTCTTCAGTCAGGACCGCTTTGTCAAGatagtttattatttttatgatGTTTCATTTGGAGGTATGGCTCGTTTCTGCCCTTCCATGTGGGTACCCTAAGCCTCCCATAGGGTGCAGAACCAGGCCTCAATGACAACAACTAGACTTTGATCAGATGtatggggtggaggtgggtttGCATAGAAAGTGGCAGGAGAAAGCACGCTAAGCAAAAAAGGCTCCCTGAACGATCTCCACAAATATATAAGACAAGTGATCAGCTGATCAATTATCTGGATAGTGAGTCAGTAGAGCAGTTAGCCGAGTTAGCCAAGTAAGCCGAGTTGCTGGGCGTGAATCCATGGCCTGACTGAACTAACGTTATGCTGCATTAAATCAAAATAACCGTATAAGAAATGCTGATCATGTGAAGTATCAGGACTTACAGTTGAGCTTTGgataaatagttccacaatgcCACACTGGCAAACAGAAATGatcatgatagatagatagatagatagatagatactttattgatccccaaggggaaattcaaggtctcagtagcatacagacatcacacacacattcactaacagcagaaaaaagtcattaaaagtatatcatataaaaaaacacaactaagcaataaggacagtagaagataaagaatatactaaaatacaaattatactaaataacacttaatctaaatcaagtctaaaaacagtatccacatagtgggtgattaatcatgaggcgcttgcaatgactgaggcagggactcactttgtgcattggtcacctaaaaagtagcctagtacaAAATCCATATGCAATATACAACAACAAGCTTAGCTTAACATTGTGTGTTGATAACAGGCAACCGTAGTAAAAGAaagcaacaagtagcctagcccaCAACTTCTGTAAATGCTGTGTGCATTTGTTAGGCTAttgctcaaacaaaaggtgcATACATTAAAGTTGATTTTGACAACGTGTATACAAatgttaaagaaaatacataggggaaattctctctcgttgagttgcctgatggtacgTACAGATACGGCCGTAGGcctacacctgcaggcgcgcctgatcACTACAGTTTGCATCAT
Coding sequences within:
- the LOC125305550 gene encoding opsin-5-like translates to MSDTWTPPPSFPSSIPPSFRSRLSVSTDLCVAVFLVLTGTVSIAGNGLVLLVMARKRKELKPHELMTINLAICDFGYSLLGAPCLIISSFSHAWMFGDTGCMLYGIQGFVFGIGSMLTTCLISLDRCLKISSLRYGQWIERRHASVAVLMVWFYTLFWASLPAVGFGSYGPEPFGTSCTINWWRMKLSLNDRAYIFLILTLCFCVPTLIIVTSYSAIFYTVYRSRHALASISSTNKTHSSKDLKLTKIAAVVCSSFLIAWTPYAVVSLYSALTAKEEQEMWAVPVGMTVPGMGGGSNETRLSTSLATLSSLLNWTSTGGPVSGTSTPDLQGTTVGDPISRSGLGSALGPSSGANLTQGRQGTRVVSSLPPVLTLIPTMFAKAHCMMNPFIYQIMNREFRADVYHMLGLRRPVRIPSISEGKHNSVSLSHQLSWRVRSTFRMASEKGHVKKERDDLTEEKEGRGRRVLWPGNKRGNRKVKRLLPDLSPLDTQMNLEGERSRERRKKQAKEQEVSTSSSVLTCQDGEAP